In the genome of Hyphobacterium sp. CCMP332, one region contains:
- a CDS encoding M61 family metallopeptidase: MGKFHLLLIVYCLCLFDLKAQKISYTVDLREPHKNTYRVSLELDYKNAPDTVVLKMATWTPGSYLIREFAKHVNSYSASNRKGEKLHSYKKDKNTWVVHNDGQKIIVFNYSVYAHELSVRTTFLNGDLGLINGTALYIYPDNVLDKNADVQFILPKSWNISTTLPLIDEKENIYKSINYDQLFDCPVLLGKHNEFAFEAKGVKHRMAINSTTFYDPEILKEDISKIVEAQTEIFNDNPNKEYLFIVIARKYDGGGLEHKNSTTLIIDRFNLAKESSYRQFLGLVAHEYFHLWNVKRLRPLELGPFDYEKENYTDLLWVMEGFTSYYGTKTLIRIGESEENSFFRRIANSWEREYLRPGAKIQSIAESSLDAWIKFYRDDENDYNATVSYYGRGFLMAAMLEMLIVRESNAEYSLDELMKRLYEKYHISNSRGFTMKEFIKEINDLCDKDYSGFFKKYIYDTQIPPLDSIMRPFGYEVKFETSSNSEWGFRVKNEDEHYKINRIISGTPAHKAGLNVDDEIIAIDSFAFDMRKLAFFAEYYPDNYSLDFVVIRDDILKKISLMTPEATKNTLEISQIPELNEDEVRFRKKMLFNN, encoded by the coding sequence ATGGGTAAATTTCATTTACTCCTAATTGTATATTGTCTTTGCCTTTTTGATTTAAAGGCTCAGAAAATTAGCTATACGGTAGATTTAAGAGAGCCTCATAAAAACACTTACCGGGTCAGCCTTGAGTTAGACTACAAAAATGCTCCTGATACTGTGGTTTTAAAAATGGCCACATGGACACCCGGATCTTATTTGATAAGAGAATTCGCCAAACATGTAAATAGTTATTCTGCCAGCAATAGAAAAGGCGAAAAACTTCATTCCTACAAAAAAGACAAAAACACATGGGTCGTACATAACGATGGACAAAAAATCATTGTTTTTAACTATTCGGTCTATGCCCATGAACTAAGCGTTCGCACTACTTTTCTCAATGGGGATTTAGGATTGATTAATGGCACAGCTTTGTACATTTATCCTGATAATGTTTTGGATAAAAATGCGGACGTTCAATTTATCCTGCCGAAATCATGGAATATTTCAACAACTCTGCCTCTTATTGATGAAAAGGAAAACATTTATAAGTCAATCAATTACGACCAGTTGTTTGATTGTCCCGTTTTATTGGGAAAACACAATGAATTTGCTTTTGAGGCCAAAGGGGTAAAACACCGGATGGCAATAAATTCTACCACTTTTTACGATCCGGAAATACTAAAAGAGGACATAAGCAAAATTGTAGAGGCGCAGACTGAAATATTTAATGATAATCCCAATAAGGAATATCTATTTATTGTTATTGCCCGAAAATACGATGGAGGCGGCCTGGAACACAAAAACAGCACTACTTTAATTATTGACAGATTCAATCTGGCCAAAGAATCCTCTTACAGACAATTTTTAGGTTTAGTGGCGCATGAGTATTTCCATTTATGGAATGTTAAACGCCTGCGGCCATTGGAGTTGGGGCCATTTGACTATGAAAAAGAAAACTATACCGATCTTTTATGGGTAATGGAGGGCTTCACTTCATATTACGGTACAAAAACCCTTATCAGAATTGGAGAAAGTGAAGAAAATTCATTCTTCAGACGAATTGCAAATTCATGGGAAAGAGAATATCTAAGACCGGGAGCAAAAATTCAGAGTATTGCGGAATCGAGTCTGGATGCATGGATAAAATTTTACAGAGATGATGAAAATGATTATAACGCCACAGTCTCCTATTATGGCCGTGGATTTTTAATGGCAGCGATGCTGGAAATGTTAATTGTTCGGGAAAGCAATGCAGAATATAGTCTTGATGAATTGATGAAAAGACTATATGAAAAATACCATATATCCAATTCCAGAGGCTTTACTATGAAAGAATTCATTAAAGAGATTAATGATTTATGCGACAAGGATTATTCGGGGTTCTTCAAAAAATACATTTATGACACTCAAATACCACCTTTAGACAGTATTATGCGACCATTTGGTTATGAGGTTAAATTTGAAACATCCTCAAATTCAGAATGGGGATTCAGGGTTAAAAATGAAGACGAGCATTATAAAATTAATAGGATTATTTCGGGAACACCGGCTCATAAAGCTGGGCTAAATGTTGACGATGAAATAATCGCAATCGACAGTTTTGCCTTTGATATGCGTAAATTGGCCTTTTTCGCCGAGTATTATCCAGACAATTATAGTTTGGATTTTGTAGTAATTCGCGATGATATCCTTAAAAAAATATCTTTAATGACCCCTGAAGCCACAAAAAATACACTCGAAATCAGTCAAATTCCTGAGTTAAATGAAGATGAAGTAAGGTTTCGAAAGAAAATGTTGTTTAATAATTGA
- the ligA gene encoding NAD-dependent DNA ligase LigA, which translates to MNPEHAKRRIEELSDKVNYYNEQYYIYDKSEISDYEFDQLLNELNNLEIEFPQYKLPHSPTSRVGGDITKKFAVVKHEYPMLSLANTYTFEELEEFDKRVKKDLGLEQVDYFCELKFDGVAISVIYENGILTRAITRGDGVQGDEITANVKTIKSLPLKIQISDFPKKFEVRGEVFFTKSEFEKLNKSREDQGEDLYANPRNTASGTLKMQDSTIVASRNLQCYLYYLLGEDLNIEKHEDGIKNLEKWGFNVSDSYRLCNGIEAIRNYINEWEHKRFELPVETDGIVIKVNSIKLQNKLGTTAKSPRWAIAYKYKAESSITELLKVTYQVGRTGAITPVANLYPVLLAGTTVKRASLHNANEIKRLDLHEGDFVHVEKGGEIIPKITGVDKSKRSKTAKKINYISKCPECGTALVRNEGEAQHYCPNDIYCPPQKRGRIEHFVSKNAMDIDSLGSETITGLLDKELIKDIADLYYLKYEDLENLEFEAYSEKKGEVIKRRLLEKSARNLINGIEASKKQPFERVLFGLGIRFVGQTVAENLSNHFQNIEKLSNASTEELIEVQDIGTRIAESLRAYFNDKMHLDLVKRLKNAGLNFEIKEDNTGSNALNGAKIVVSGVFENFSRDGIKKSVKINGGKLVSSISSQTDFILAGENMGPAKLKKAEDLGIKIINEEEYLKMIEEK; encoded by the coding sequence ATGAATCCTGAACACGCCAAACGCCGGATAGAAGAATTAAGCGATAAAGTCAATTACTACAACGAGCAATATTACATCTACGATAAATCAGAAATATCTGATTATGAATTTGATCAATTGCTTAATGAGCTCAACAATCTTGAAATAGAATTTCCTCAATACAAACTTCCGCATTCTCCTACCAGCCGTGTCGGCGGTGATATAACCAAAAAATTTGCGGTTGTTAAACATGAATACCCGATGCTCTCACTTGCCAATACTTATACATTTGAAGAGCTTGAAGAATTTGATAAAAGAGTAAAAAAGGACCTGGGCCTCGAACAGGTCGATTATTTCTGTGAATTAAAATTTGACGGAGTTGCGATTAGTGTTATATACGAGAATGGAATATTAACACGTGCCATTACGCGCGGGGATGGCGTTCAGGGTGACGAAATCACGGCCAATGTCAAAACCATCAAATCTTTACCTTTAAAGATTCAAATTAGCGATTTTCCCAAAAAATTTGAAGTTCGTGGAGAAGTGTTTTTTACCAAGTCGGAATTTGAAAAATTGAATAAATCACGTGAGGATCAGGGTGAAGATTTATATGCCAATCCAAGAAATACGGCATCGGGTACATTAAAAATGCAGGATTCAACAATTGTAGCTTCAAGAAACCTGCAATGCTATTTATACTATTTACTAGGAGAAGATCTAAATATAGAAAAACATGAAGATGGCATTAAAAATCTCGAAAAATGGGGTTTTAATGTTTCTGACAGCTATAGACTATGCAATGGCATTGAAGCCATACGTAACTATATAAACGAATGGGAACACAAGCGTTTTGAATTGCCGGTTGAGACCGATGGGATTGTAATAAAAGTAAACTCAATCAAGCTTCAAAATAAACTCGGAACAACCGCAAAAAGCCCAAGGTGGGCCATAGCTTATAAATACAAAGCAGAATCTTCGATTACAGAATTATTAAAAGTGACCTATCAGGTGGGAAGAACCGGAGCCATTACGCCTGTGGCAAATTTATATCCTGTTTTGCTGGCAGGCACAACGGTAAAAAGAGCCTCATTGCACAATGCCAACGAAATTAAAAGACTTGATCTTCATGAAGGCGACTTTGTTCATGTTGAAAAAGGCGGCGAAATAATCCCAAAAATCACGGGTGTTGATAAGAGCAAACGATCAAAAACAGCTAAAAAAATAAATTACATCAGCAAATGCCCGGAATGCGGTACAGCGCTTGTAAGAAACGAAGGTGAGGCCCAGCATTATTGTCCGAACGATATCTATTGTCCTCCTCAAAAAAGAGGCAGAATCGAACATTTTGTATCAAAGAATGCCATGGATATTGATTCCTTGGGTTCGGAAACAATAACAGGATTGCTCGATAAGGAATTAATAAAGGACATTGCTGATTTGTATTATCTTAAATATGAAGACTTAGAAAATCTTGAATTTGAAGCATATTCAGAAAAAAAAGGTGAAGTCATTAAAAGAAGGCTTTTGGAAAAATCAGCTCGAAACCTTATCAATGGTATTGAGGCATCAAAAAAACAACCGTTCGAACGTGTACTTTTCGGTTTGGGAATTCGATTTGTAGGTCAAACGGTAGCTGAAAATCTATCCAATCATTTTCAAAATATAGAAAAGTTATCAAATGCCAGCACCGAAGAATTAATTGAAGTACAGGATATTGGAACAAGGATTGCAGAATCGCTTAGGGCCTATTTCAATGATAAAATGCATTTGGACCTCGTAAAGCGATTAAAAAATGCAGGTTTAAATTTTGAAATTAAAGAGGATAATACAGGTAGTAATGCATTGAATGGCGCAAAAATTGTAGTTTCAGGCGTTTTTGAAAATTTTTCAAGAGACGGAATTAAAAAATCGGTAAAAATTAATGGTGGAAAATTAGTCAGCAGCATTTCTTCGCAAACCGATTTTATATTGGCAGGTGAGAATATGGGGCCGGCCAAGCTCAAGAAAGCCGAAGATCTGGGTATAAAAATTATAAATGAAGAAGAATATCTTAAAATGATAGAAGAGAAATGA
- a CDS encoding 4-hydroxy-tetrahydrodipicolinate synthase — protein MVLKGTGVALVTPFDKNLSIDYSALQGLLDFVSKGVEYLVVQGTTGESPTLSLKEKQEILKFVKDNNDDKLPIVYGIGGNNTNEVISQINSTDLSGVEAILSVSPYYNKPSQSALIRHYTMIADVSPVPVILYNVPGRTGGNLNAGTTLELSKHNNIIGIKEASGNMDQITEIALNKEDSFLLISGDDMLTVPMISLGAAGVISVISNAFPMEFGDLVRKALEGDFKSERPNYRILNRINPLLYKESNPVGIKQVLKSMGICEGYCRPPLFEASENLQKEIKMVLKK, from the coding sequence ATGGTCTTAAAAGGTACCGGTGTAGCACTTGTTACTCCTTTCGATAAAAATTTGAGTATCGATTACTCCGCCTTACAAGGATTACTGGATTTTGTAAGTAAGGGTGTTGAATATCTTGTAGTTCAGGGCACAACAGGTGAGTCGCCGACTTTGAGTCTTAAAGAAAAGCAAGAGATATTAAAATTTGTAAAAGATAATAATGACGACAAGCTTCCAATAGTTTATGGAATTGGTGGGAACAATACCAATGAAGTGATAAGTCAAATTAATTCAACTGACCTGTCCGGTGTTGAAGCCATTTTATCCGTAAGCCCTTATTACAATAAGCCATCTCAATCTGCGCTAATACGCCATTATACCATGATAGCTGATGTATCTCCGGTTCCAGTAATATTGTACAATGTTCCCGGGAGAACAGGCGGCAATTTAAACGCCGGCACAACGCTTGAATTATCAAAGCACAATAATATAATCGGAATTAAAGAGGCCTCAGGAAATATGGATCAGATTACAGAGATCGCATTGAACAAAGAAGATTCCTTTTTATTAATATCCGGTGATGATATGCTTACAGTGCCTATGATCAGTCTTGGAGCTGCTGGGGTAATATCTGTTATATCTAATGCATTCCCGATGGAATTCGGAGATTTGGTAAGAAAAGCCCTGGAGGGAGATTTTAAGTCGGAACGGCCTAATTACAGAATTTTAAACAGGATCAATCCTTTACTCTATAAAGAATCAAATCCGGTGGGAATCAAGCAAGTCCTTAAATCAATGGGTATTTGTGAAGGCTATTGCAGGCCACCATTATTTGAAGCTTCAGAAAACTTACAGAAAGAAATAAAAATGGTATTAAAAAAATAA
- a CDS encoding histone H1 — protein sequence MKRFDQIRDLVMSLEADFQKFYDKENQAAGTRVRKGMQELKNLAQEIRKEVQDIKNSK from the coding sequence ATGAAAAGATTTGATCAAATAAGAGATTTAGTTATGTCACTTGAGGCTGACTTCCAAAAGTTCTATGATAAAGAAAACCAGGCCGCAGGTACCCGAGTAAGAAAGGGTATGCAAGAACTTAAGAACCTAGCGCAGGAAATCAGAAAGGAAGTACAGGATATCAAAAACAGTAAGTAA
- a CDS encoding aminotransferase class I/II-fold pyridoxal phosphate-dependent enzyme: MDLFEKLQQDRGPLGKYSNFAHGYFAFPKLEGEIAPRMVFRGKEVLTWSLNNYLGLANHPEIRKADSQASEDWGLAYPMGARMMSGNSTIHEQLESELASFVGKEDSILLNYGYQGIMSIIDALLDRRDVVVYDSEAHACIIDGLRMHPGKRFVYAHNDIEACEKQLKRAERIASESGGGILVITEGVFGMSGNQGKLKEIVDLKKKYDFRLLVDDAHGFGTLGKTGAGAGEHQGCQDGIDIYFSTFAKSMASIGAFAASNENVIDYLRYNTRSQIFAKSLPMPIVIGNLKRLELLKSKPELKENLWKVVNALQTGLKERGFNIGQTNSPVTPVILSGGPQEAAQLTMDLRENFNIFCSIVIYPVVPKDVIMLRLIPTAVHSISDVDETIAAFEKIAVKLKEGDYKEVNHQLEKS; encoded by the coding sequence GTGGATTTATTTGAAAAATTACAACAAGACAGAGGGCCCCTTGGAAAGTACTCCAATTTTGCTCATGGTTATTTTGCATTCCCTAAACTAGAAGGAGAAATAGCTCCTCGAATGGTATTTAGAGGAAAAGAAGTATTGACATGGAGTTTGAATAATTATTTGGGCCTTGCCAATCACCCTGAAATTAGAAAAGCAGACTCTCAAGCAAGTGAGGACTGGGGTTTGGCTTATCCGATGGGTGCAAGAATGATGTCGGGTAATTCTACAATTCACGAACAGTTGGAATCTGAATTGGCAAGTTTTGTCGGCAAAGAAGATTCAATTCTATTGAATTACGGTTATCAGGGAATCATGTCTATAATTGACGCATTACTTGACAGACGCGATGTGGTGGTTTATGACAGTGAAGCACATGCCTGTATTATCGATGGATTGAGAATGCATCCGGGCAAACGATTTGTATATGCACATAATGATATTGAAGCTTGCGAAAAGCAATTGAAAAGAGCAGAGCGAATAGCCTCAGAATCAGGTGGTGGTATATTGGTCATCACCGAAGGTGTTTTTGGGATGTCCGGAAATCAGGGAAAACTTAAAGAGATAGTTGATTTAAAGAAAAAATACGATTTCCGCTTATTGGTGGATGATGCTCACGGATTTGGAACGCTTGGAAAAACCGGTGCCGGTGCAGGTGAACATCAGGGCTGTCAGGATGGAATTGACATCTATTTTTCAACTTTTGCAAAATCCATGGCAAGCATAGGTGCATTTGCTGCCAGCAATGAAAATGTTATTGATTATTTAAGATACAATACCAGATCACAGATTTTCGCAAAATCCTTGCCAATGCCTATCGTGATTGGAAATTTGAAAAGACTTGAATTGCTTAAATCAAAACCCGAACTAAAGGAAAACCTTTGGAAGGTTGTAAATGCACTACAAACAGGACTAAAAGAAAGAGGATTTAATATTGGCCAAACGAATTCTCCGGTAACTCCTGTCATATTAAGTGGAGGCCCTCAGGAAGCCGCTCAACTGACAATGGATTTAAGGGAGAACTTCAATATCTTTTGTTCTATAGTAATATATCCGGTGGTACCAAAGGATGTGATCATGTTGAGATTGATACCAACCGCTGTTCATTCCATTTCAGATGTTGATGAAACAATTGCTGCCTTTGAGAAAATAGCGGTTAAATTGAAAGAAGGAGACTACAAAGAGGTCAATCATCAACTAGAAAAGAGCTAA
- the accC gene encoding acetyl-CoA carboxylase biotin carboxylase subunit, with amino-acid sequence MTKIKKILIANRGEIALRVIRTAKEMGIKTVAVYSDVDRESLHVFHADEAVHIGASPSSESYLNIDKIINAAKSRNVDAIHPGYGFLSENAKFAIAIEDAGMIFIGPSAHSIEIMGSKLAAKEAVAKYDIPLIPGSKGAISDVNEAKKIAKDIGFPILIKASAGGGGKGMRIVEKEADLDEQMQRAISEAKSAFGDGSVFIEKYVSKPRHIEFQIMGDKHGNVVHLFERECSIQRRHQKVVEEAPSAVLTPEIRAKMGEAAKNVAKACNYYNAGTVEFVMDADLNFYFLEMNTRLQVEHPVTEMITRLDLVKEQIKIAEGEKLSFSQDEVKMYGHSVEVRVYAEDPENNFLPDTGTLETYIRPQGNGVRLDDGFREGQAIPIFYDPMIAKLVSYGHDRAEAIDKMRRAIDEYKITGLSTTLSFGKFVMDHEAFLSGHFDTNFVNKYFKPNEQKVYSNNSKCHKIAAALTQTIFDEKRPQKTGVGKIAGTAQGKTWKNRLN; translated from the coding sequence ATGACAAAGATTAAAAAGATATTAATTGCAAACAGGGGTGAAATCGCGCTCAGAGTGATTAGAACAGCGAAAGAGATGGGAATAAAAACCGTTGCCGTTTACAGCGATGTCGACCGGGAATCTCTACATGTTTTTCACGCCGACGAGGCAGTTCACATCGGGGCCTCTCCTTCAAGCGAGTCATATCTCAATATAGATAAAATTATTAATGCCGCTAAAAGCCGAAATGTTGATGCCATTCATCCCGGTTATGGCTTTCTTTCTGAGAATGCAAAATTTGCAATCGCTATTGAAGATGCGGGAATGATATTCATAGGCCCTTCTGCCCATTCCATTGAAATAATGGGAAGTAAATTAGCAGCAAAAGAAGCTGTCGCTAAATATGATATCCCACTCATCCCAGGTTCAAAGGGGGCGATTTCTGATGTAAATGAGGCAAAAAAGATCGCTAAAGATATTGGCTTTCCAATTTTGATTAAAGCAAGTGCCGGCGGAGGTGGAAAAGGAATGAGAATTGTCGAAAAAGAAGCCGATCTGGATGAACAGATGCAAAGAGCTATTAGCGAAGCCAAATCTGCATTTGGCGACGGTTCCGTTTTTATCGAAAAATATGTTAGCAAGCCTCGTCATATAGAATTTCAAATAATGGGAGATAAACACGGAAACGTGGTGCATTTATTTGAGAGGGAGTGCTCAATACAAAGAAGACATCAAAAAGTGGTAGAAGAAGCACCATCAGCAGTACTGACACCTGAAATACGTGCTAAAATGGGTGAAGCGGCTAAAAATGTGGCCAAGGCCTGCAATTATTATAATGCTGGAACTGTAGAATTTGTAATGGATGCAGATTTGAATTTTTATTTCCTTGAAATGAACACAAGACTCCAGGTTGAACATCCGGTTACAGAAATGATCACCAGGCTTGATCTCGTAAAGGAACAGATCAAAATTGCAGAAGGAGAAAAATTGAGTTTTTCACAGGATGAGGTAAAAATGTACGGCCATTCTGTTGAAGTAAGAGTATATGCTGAAGACCCGGAAAATAATTTTTTACCTGATACCGGAACATTGGAAACCTATATTCGCCCTCAGGGGAATGGGGTTCGTCTGGACGATGGATTTAGAGAAGGTCAGGCCATTCCAATATTTTATGATCCAATGATTGCGAAATTAGTGAGTTATGGCCACGATCGCGCTGAAGCCATTGATAAAATGCGAAGGGCAATTGATGAATATAAAATCACCGGCTTGAGTACCACTCTTTCTTTTGGAAAATTCGTCATGGACCACGAAGCCTTTTTATCCGGACATTTTGATACTAATTTTGTGAATAAATATTTTAAACCCAATGAGCAAAAAGTGTATTCCAACAATTCTAAATGTCATAAAATTGCAGCTGCATTAACACAAACCATATTTGACGAAAAAAGACCGCAAAAAACAGGCGTAGGTAAAATCGCCGGTACTGCGCAGGGAAAAACCTGGAAAAACAGATTAAACTAA
- a CDS encoding DUF1015 domain-containing protein gives MPEIQPIKAWRYNKELSEKIDELTSPLFDVVSQKQREKLYQNPLNSIHLSVPKGDDPFQTAYDTFKEWKEKGILLKDPIPAIYVYYQYFSFPGSEEEFCRKGFVCNIKAHYWHENRILRHENTIPEAVNDRIQLLEKTQLNVSPTHGLYKDDDFILEKFMDESMKAPLYETEDYQGVRDVLSVIHDQEIIEHFQKTIKGRQIILADGHHRYESSLVYRKKMENQYPDSKGNEPYNYHLIYLTNSSSDHLRILPTHRLVKNLPTIDENDILRKLENYFTIRELEDPYDVNQIIAGKKFAFGLIFNNATYKIRLKEGLEKTISWKFPDVIKNLDLTVLHYFFIEKVLEIKGKDQRTDTHLEFERNFSTCLSKVQKGEAQIALITNDIKMHEILDVCHSGFTMPQKSTYFYPKAICGFLFNSIAEY, from the coding sequence ATGCCTGAAATACAGCCTATCAAGGCTTGGAGATACAATAAGGAGTTATCTGAAAAAATCGATGAACTCACTTCCCCGCTTTTTGATGTTGTTTCACAAAAACAAAGGGAAAAACTATATCAGAATCCTTTAAACAGCATTCATCTTTCAGTACCCAAGGGAGATGATCCTTTTCAAACTGCCTATGATACCTTTAAGGAATGGAAAGAAAAGGGCATTTTATTAAAGGACCCTATTCCTGCTATTTATGTATATTATCAATATTTTTCTTTCCCGGGGAGTGAAGAGGAATTTTGCCGCAAGGGCTTTGTTTGCAATATCAAAGCACATTATTGGCATGAAAATAGAATTCTGCGACATGAAAATACCATTCCGGAAGCTGTCAACGACCGGATTCAACTCCTTGAAAAAACACAGCTCAATGTTAGCCCAACACACGGTCTTTATAAAGATGATGATTTTATCCTTGAAAAATTTATGGATGAAAGTATGAAAGCCCCTCTTTATGAAACAGAAGATTATCAGGGAGTAAGAGATGTTTTAAGCGTTATTCACGATCAGGAAATAATTGAACATTTTCAAAAAACCATAAAAGGAAGACAAATTATACTCGCCGATGGCCACCATCGCTATGAAAGTTCACTTGTCTATCGGAAAAAAATGGAGAATCAATATCCTGATTCAAAAGGAAATGAACCATACAATTATCACTTGATATATTTAACTAATTCCAGTTCTGATCATTTAAGAATATTACCTACCCACAGATTAGTTAAAAACCTTCCGACTATTGATGAAAATGACATTCTTAGAAAACTTGAAAACTATTTTACCATTAGAGAACTGGAAGATCCTTATGATGTGAACCAGATTATTGCAGGTAAGAAGTTTGCCTTTGGTCTGATTTTCAATAATGCGACCTATAAAATCAGACTCAAAGAAGGATTGGAAAAAACCATTAGCTGGAAATTTCCTGATGTAATTAAGAATCTGGATTTGACCGTATTACACTATTTCTTTATTGAAAAAGTACTGGAAATTAAGGGAAAGGACCAGCGCACGGATACGCATTTGGAGTTTGAACGAAATTTTTCAACCTGTTTGTCAAAAGTTCAGAAAGGGGAAGCGCAAATAGCATTAATCACCAACGATATTAAAATGCATGAAATTCTTGATGTTTGTCATTCTGGATTTACAATGCCACAGAAAAGTACCTATTTCTATCCCAAAGCGATATGTGGGTTTTTATTTAATTCAATCGCCGAATATTAA